A region of the Peredibacter starrii genome:
ATTCATTATTTAAGACTTCAATACGAATGAGAGATTGCGGACCGATGATGAGTTTAGAACCTGATTCAAACTCCACCGTCGCAGAGGCCTTCTCATCAGTCAGGATTTGATCACCATTAAAGAGAGTGTCTCCTTTAATAGTATCAATCCAGGTAAGAGTTCCGGGAATCTTTCTCTTCGATTCAAACTCTAGACCCTGAATTTTGGCGACTGGTTCAAGTTGCCTTAGAGGAGGGACTTGAAATGGGTTGTACTTAAACAGCACTACGCCACCTACGATGAGTGACGAACCCAAAACTAGAGTAAACCTATCGAAGGAGAAAAAAGATTTCCCCTGTTGATCTTCATCAGTGATATTATAATGTGTATTAATCATTAATTAATATTCTATATCAAATTGAGATTAGAAACTATGGGCGAAAATTTGCAGGCAACAAAAATGAAAGGCATTGGTCTTAAAGCTAAAACCCTACTGGGTCTGTCGGCTTTGCTTCTGGTGGCGATCGCAGGGATTCTTATCTTCACCAACCTCTTATTAATCAACGATAAGAAGGCCTACGTTTTCGAGAACGTTCTCTCGAACGCAGAGAAGGTGAGAAACCTCATCAATGAGAACATCTCGAACTCACTCTTTCAGGCCGAATCATTGGCGATGTTATCGCAAAATGAGAATCAGAACCTTAAGGAGTTAATGGACCGTCAGGAGCTCGTAGACGGCCTCTATTTTAGCTTCACAGGCGATTCCAATCGCAAGACGTTAATGAAGTCAACTTTCCCTAGAAACTCTGAAAGCTACTTTGACTTTGTTTCCAATTGGATTGAAGACGCGAAGCCAACAAATGTTCTGGGAGTTTCAGTTAAAAAGATCCCAAGTAAGAACACTTTTGAGCTTAACTACCGTGACGATCAAAAACATCTGGGCCTCCTTATTAATATGGACAATGTTTGGACCCAGATTTCAAACGACTCAGTATTCTCTTATACCGTGGTTGATAAAAACAGAAAGCCATTGTGGACTTCTGGAGAGAACCTGAATGACTTTCCTTATGAAGAATTAATTCAGGCCAGTGGTGCTTCTACTTCAAAAGAAGTGACTATTAATGAAGGTAAATACCTGGTGGCCGTATCAAGTCTTCCGAAGCTTGGTATCTACGTTATCAGTTATATCTCAACTGCTAAGGCCTACGCAGTAGTAGGTGATTTGAGTGTGAAGACCATTTCATTTGGTCTCGTTCTTTTGGGCGTATCTCTTATTCTTGGTCTATGGTTCGCTAAACGCCTGACAGGTCCAATTGAGGCCTTGATGGAAGGGGCAAACTTCGTGGCAGAAGGAAACTTCGACCATGAAGTGGAAGTAAGGACCCATGATGAACTTGCGGTCCTGGGTGGTCGTTTCAATTTCATGAGCGGGAAAATCAAAGACCTCTTGGGTGAAAAAGAAATCATCATTGATGAGTTGAAAGAAGCAAACATCAAAATTGAAGACTACTTTAAAAACCTAGAGAAGAAAGTAGAAGAGAGAACGCGTGAATTGAAGTCTGCTAACGACTTCATTCAGGCGATGATCGACTCCCTTGACCAAGGTCTATTCGTATTCGGTCCGGACCTTAAATGTTCTCCTGTATATACTAAGGCCTGTGAAAACCTATTTAGAAAGTCACCTGCTGGTCTGACTTATAACGAAGTGCTGGATGTTCCTGCTGATCAAAACGCACGTATTGAGAAATGGGCAAACATCATGTTCTCTGAGAAGCTTCCGTTTGAATCGGCGGCGACTCTGGGTGTGAATGAAAAAGTTTATGGCGAAAGCATTGAGAGTGATGATTACTCAATGTTAAAACTTCACTATCATCCGATGAGAGATGAAGAAGAAAAAATCTCAAACGTAGTGGTGGTAGCAACAGATAAAACCGACGAAATGCGCGCCATCGAAGAGACCAGAAAGAAAGAGCGTTATGTAGAGATGATCTTCAAGATCCTTGCTACCAAGAAACAATTCATCGAGTTCATTGGCGAAGTTGATAGTTATGTGAAGTCGCTGGATGAAGTGATTGAGGCGCCTCAACCGAGTTATGATCACGCGATGTTAATTTACCACTCGTTTAACGGTGGTTTTGGTATGTACGCAGTGGATGCCCTCGTGACTGAGGCACGTAAGTGTGAACAGACCGTGGTTGATATGAAGAAAAAGGGTGTTCTTGATCACCAACTTC
Encoded here:
- a CDS encoding ATP-binding protein, which translates into the protein MGENLQATKMKGIGLKAKTLLGLSALLLVAIAGILIFTNLLLINDKKAYVFENVLSNAEKVRNLINENISNSLFQAESLAMLSQNENQNLKELMDRQELVDGLYFSFTGDSNRKTLMKSTFPRNSESYFDFVSNWIEDAKPTNVLGVSVKKIPSKNTFELNYRDDQKHLGLLINMDNVWTQISNDSVFSYTVVDKNRKPLWTSGENLNDFPYEELIQASGASTSKEVTINEGKYLVAVSSLPKLGIYVISYISTAKAYAVVGDLSVKTISFGLVLLGVSLILGLWFAKRLTGPIEALMEGANFVAEGNFDHEVEVRTHDELAVLGGRFNFMSGKIKDLLGEKEIIIDELKEANIKIEDYFKNLEKKVEERTRELKSANDFIQAMIDSLDQGLFVFGPDLKCSPVYTKACENLFRKSPAGLTYNEVLDVPADQNARIEKWANIMFSEKLPFESAATLGVNEKVYGESIESDDYSMLKLHYHPMRDEEEKISNVVVVATDKTDEMRAIEETRKKERYVEMIFKILATKKQFIEFIGEVDSYVKSLDEVIEAPQPSYDHAMLIYHSFNGGFGMYAVDALVTEARKCEQTVVDMKKKGVLDHQLLIDQKNAFKESYHRFKQETFDTLGFNSNTVEIDQAILLYINDLVQQTDNRELKHVFNEKIMKVPVEEFFVPYKKLLESLGPKLGKEFAPLVVHNGDLRVDPDSYREFFSLLVHLFRNCADHGIEAPHVREERNKTMEGNIQVHVGVEGEGSRLKLVVEDDGNGIDPARVRKKLQENNPDKSYTDETDQDIIYHIFDQDFSTAEQVTTISGRGVGMSAIKDIVDRMNGQIKLESEVGKGTKFIFDLPISY